The sequence GAGCAAGCAGCAGTCCGAGAATCGCACCCCTGAATATCTGCCCGAAAAAGACGAGCAGCACAACGGGAATACTTTCAAGGTCCCGCCACATTTCAAATATCTCCATTTCCTGCAGAGCATCTGCATATCCTGCGATCTGGTAAAACAAGGGGCCAATGACCCAATAGGTAACCAGGTGGACAACCACAAACCTTGTGGTATACCCCCTGAGCTTTTCCGGCAGATTAACGGGTAGAGAGCTCTCCGGTGTTTTCAGGCTTCCCGGGCTCTTATAGTTTTTCATGTTCGCCTGAACTTCCAGGTTTTCCTGATCTTTCAGGCTCCCGGAATCTTTCAGGATCTCCCGGCTGCCGGGGAGAACCGTACCCGTTCTCTTCCGCGAAAGCGTTTCCCATTTAGAGAAAAGCCAGACAAACAAAAGCATTTGCAGTGCTATGGCTGTCAGCGCGTACAGGTGTTCTGTGAATGAGATGGTGGTGTAGATGATCCCCTCGATTGAACCGGGCTGTGGTTCGACCGAGCCGAAGAGTGCAACACCCCACAAGGCTCCGAACAGGATCAGCCGGCCCCGTGCGCTTTCAAACAGGATATTGTAAAACGGATAAAAAACCAGTGCAAAGGCAAGGCCCCGCAGTATCTGTCCGACGACAGCCATGAACCCAACGGGGCGGAACGTTTCATAGAAATCGAGCGCGACCCTGCCGGATTCAGGCAGCGCCGACTGGATTGCCAGGAACGGCAGACCAATAACATAGTATGTTAACAGGAACAGAAGCGTAAATCTTCCCAGGTAGGGCAGGAGCTGAGGTCTTTCAATCTTGTTCATTTTATTGAAGTTTTATGGATTATTAAAATATATTGCCGTGAGTATTTTGTCACTACATTATTATAAAATTGTGCCAAAAAAGGTATGTGGCTGGTATGCAGTTGCCTGGAAAGATATCGGCAGATTCGCAGCAATACTTTTATGTTCGTTTCTGAAACATTAGTGTACGGGAGCGGACAGAACAGGGTGTGATTTAGGCCAATAAAAGGGTAGCTATTATTTTATTGCAGAGCTAAAGCATTGAAATCCTGAGATCTGATTGGTTTGGCATTTTTTTGGATTGGTAGTTGATGTGATTTCTTCTAAACATTAATTTAAAATTTGAATAAAATGAAAATAGCATTGATCATCCTGGGGCTGGTTGTGGTAATTGTGGCAGCCCTTTTCATCTATTACGGTGGTTTGAGAAAGGTTGACTTCAATATAGCCAAACAGGGCGGAGAGACCCTTGTATATGTGGAGCAGACCGGCGATTACAGCAAAAGTGCAGGTCCGATTGACAAGATGTATTACTCGTTGCTTAATGAGGAGGGAATTGAAACATTCAGGGGGTTCGGGATATACTACGACAATCCCCAAAAGGTTGAGAAGAGCATGCTCCGGTCTGAGGTTGGCAGTATTCTCGAAGATCCTGACCCGGAAACACTTAAAAAGCTGGAAGGCAAATACAACATAAAGACCCTCCCCGGGAAGGATTATTTAGTTACGGAGTTCCCTTACCGGGGGAAACTGTCGGTCATTATGGGCATAATGAAAGTTTACCCCGCCATGAACAGGTTCGTACGGGAGAAAGGATTTGATGAAGATGGCTGGGTGATGGAGATCTACGATATTCTGGGCAAAAAAATCGTCTACAGGAAAGAGATAGTAAACAGATAATCGGCATATGATTGAGGAGGTAATGATGGAAAGAATTTATAAAACGACTATAAGAACTGTAGCTGAAGTTATGGCTTCCAGTTTTACTGACGATCCTATGCATGAAGTCATACTTGAAGGCTTAAGCAGAAAGGATGAGCTTCTCGCGGCTCATTCGGTTATTCATACCGCTCATGCACTCAGGAGCGGGCAGCTCAGGCTGCTGGACGGTAACCCTGGTGCATTTCTTATCGGGCAGGACAGCCTCGATGAAAACAGATGGAACAACCTAAGGCTGGTTAGCATGATTTACCTCCGGACATTCCTGGTACTCGGGATGCGGGATATCAGGAAGATCATATCCAACTACAAGAGGGCCGGCAATGTAGTAAGTTTCAGCTGGCAGGAGGAGTTTGTAAGCGGACGATTTTTCAGGATCAAGATTGTAGCTATTGATGAGAGCATGAGAGGGAAGGGAGCATTCAGAAGGCTGGTTACGCCGGTCCTTGATTATGCTGATAAAGAAAAGATACCGGTTGTGCTGGAAACTCACAACTATGATAATGTGGGACTTTATGAGCATTTTGGTTTTGATTTGGTCAAAACAATAAAGTCCGGTGAAACCCCTATAGAGCAATACTGTATGATAAGAAATCCGGTTGCAGAAACTGCTGCCTGTTGAAGAGGATGTAGCCGAGGTTTATCAAATTTAGAAAACCCAAATCTTTTCTGTTGACTGGCACAGACATTATTAAAACTGACTACAATAGTTTCTGTTTCAAATAGAGATTATGTTTTTCAATAAGGTTTCTTATTTCATCAGTTATCATTTTGTCAGGATCACCTGCAAGTTCAGAAATTGAGAGTATCCCTTCCTTTAATGGGTTGTAAGTTAACCCACTCTAATATAAAAATCCAAACAGCCAGATGGGGAGCCTGTTAAACACGCCATTTTCTATATCATCCAATACCAGCCAGGCATTTTTCAAATCTTTTATTCGTTGGGCTGATTTGGTTCCACTGCATTTAACAATTTTGCCTTTTGAAGCATAAGCGTTGTCTTTCCTAGGCCCCTGCTTCCCAGTATCTCAATTAATCTTGAATCCCAATTTATTACACTGAACAGGTGTCGATTGAAATCCAGTTCATGCACATACCGTGGCAAGGCCGGCTTTCCTGACAAATTCTCTTCTATTTGTTTTCATCTATCTTACATTTGTTAAATATGAGAAATCAATTAGCCGTATATTAAGTTCATGAAGTTTTGCCCTGACTTCAGTGCTCGTCAGGACTTCCAGCTCCAGTTCCCTTTCATTGATATAGCTGCTGTCCATACCCGGAGGGCTTTCTTCTATACAGGCGAATCCGGGATGTGACATTAATTCTGAGATACCTGGTGGAATTTGTTCGAGTATTGAAATAAAAGTTTCAATATCAGCATTTCCGTAAAAAGAGTCTACAAACCAATCTGTTACCGGAATGCCCTCCTGTTTTGCAAGCATCTCCTCCTCCCTGAAAGCATTCGGGCCTACCAGCTTCATCATCCTGAAGGACTTGAAAGGGTGGCGTATGGCATAACCCATCATGGCAGCAAGAGCTTTTGAGGAACCTCCTCCTTTTCTAACCCTGATATTTCCATGAACACTTTCAGGAACAGGGTTGCGGACAGGAATGCCTTGTTCTATGGCCGTTTCCCTTACTACCTTATGAAACGGGGTGTAGAGTGCCAGCATATGGTTCTCCGAATTAATATGATCGAGCGGCACTCCTGTTGTGAGGAACTGCTCAACCTGGGCGTTGACTTCTGCCCTCAATTCTTCGATTGAGATATTGTTAAGATGCCTGATTATTTTGTGAGAATGATAGAAATAGCCATCCTTGTCGACAAGGCTTGGGATTTGTTCAGGAGGGAGGACCGGTTTCCCGGTGGTAATATTAAGGTGTATCCCGATGGGGAGTTCGGGGTTTTCCTGATGTACCCTGATAATGGTCTCACGAGCTCCCGGATAATTCATCAATGCAGAGGTCGTGGTTACTATGCCATTCCTGTATGCCTCAACAATACCATTAGTGATTCCTTCGGTCATGCAAAGATCGTCGGCCGTTACTATCAGGTAACGAGGCTCTGATAT is a genomic window of Marinilabiliales bacterium containing:
- a CDS encoding GNAT family N-acetyltransferase, encoding MIEEVMMERIYKTTIRTVAEVMASSFTDDPMHEVILEGLSRKDELLAAHSVIHTAHALRSGQLRLLDGNPGAFLIGQDSLDENRWNNLRLVSMIYLRTFLVLGMRDIRKIISNYKRAGNVVSFSWQEEFVSGRFFRIKIVAIDESMRGKGAFRRLVTPVLDYADKEKIPVVLETHNYDNVGLYEHFGFDLVKTIKSGETPIEQYCMIRNPVAETAAC
- a CDS encoding ChbG/HpnK family deacetylase, whose translation is MTRIYMVCLIMVLMTSGCNSLRKSTITDISEPRYLIVTADDLCMTEGITNGIVEAYRNGIVTTTSALMNYPGARETIIRVHQENPELPIGIHLNITTGKPVLPPEQIPSLVDKDGYFYHSHKIIRHLNNISIEELRAEVNAQVEQFLTTGVPLDHINSENHMLALYTPFHKVVRETAIEQGIPVRNPVPESVHGNIRVRKGGGSSKALAAMMGYAIRHPFKSFRMMKLVGPNAFREEEMLAKQEGIPVTDWFVDSFYGNADIETFISILEQIPPGISELMSHPGFACIEESPPGMDSSYINERELELEVLTSTEVRAKLHELNIRLIDFSYLTNVR